A single Lactuca sativa cultivar Salinas chromosome 8, Lsat_Salinas_v11, whole genome shotgun sequence DNA region contains:
- the LOC111886963 gene encoding uncharacterized protein LOC111886963, with protein MEIMNPLLIAFALGTINCDNSWLLFMRRLKYCLGDNTEFGFISHMSDSIEFAVHRVYPDSYHGYFCKNIAKKIRASIENNTVAEQLFWKTCKAYNLSQFYACLNNLKNEVWACFPRVRFNVKFIDIPDVVNWFKTNMHEFPITTIIEIVHDSMQAVYLRRAAFGVDFTGDFHNLLTPYALKVIHKRFIHSDGCRITHIVGDRYEGTKYSTTEYVQLDHGICSCGKWQKCSIPCEHAIASLHRLEIAEIH; from the exons atggaaatcatgaaccCCCTTCTCATAGCGTTTGCCTTGGGAACCATAAACTGTGACAATTCATGGTTATTGTTCATGAGGAGGCTTAAATACTGTTTAGGTGACAATACAGAATTTGGTTTCATAAGCCATATGTCTGATTCTATAGAATTTGCAGTCCATAGAGTCTACCCTGATTCATATCATGGatatttttgtaaaaatataGCCAAGAAAATACGCGCTTCCATCGAAAACAATACAGTCGCAGAGCAGTTGTTCTGGAAGACGTGTAAAGCGTATAATTTATCTCAGTTTTATGCATGtttgaacaatttaaaaaatGAG GTATGGGCTTGTTTTCCAAGAGTACGTTTCAATGTTAAATTCATTGACATTCCCGATGTTGTCAATTGGTTTAAAACAAACATGCATGAGTTTCCAATAACAACAATCATTGAAATCGTTCATGACTCGATGCAAGCAGTGTATCTTCGACGTGCTGCATTTGGAG TTGATTTCACAGGGGATTTCCATAATCTTCTAACCCCTTATGCACTTAAGGTGATTCATAAAAGATTTATCCACTCGGATGGTTGTAGGATTACGCATATTGTTGGCGATAGATATGAAGGGACTAAGTATTCAACAACTGAATATGTCCAATTAGACCATGGTATTTGTAGTTGCGGTAAATGGCAAAAATGCAGTATACCTTGTGAGCATGCTATAGCTTCACTACACAGACTCGAAATTGCAGAAATCCATTAA